TTATTTTGAAAGTGTACTTTCCCTTCATTTCTCTTTTCTTATCTTGAATTCTACAAAGATTAATAAAATACCAAGCAAGCttggaaataattaaaatacccaaaaactaaaaaataaaaacaaaaaattttaaaatttgagttgCTGCCAAGAATCACTTTATTTATAACCCTTAGCTATTTTATTAGTTGTTAGCTATTTTATTAACTATTAGTTGTTAAATAttgattattaataattaattatttatataattatttaaagcaAAAATATTTAATGAAAATATATGTTGGATTAATGGTTAAGTGCAAAAATAATGATATCATTTTTTAATCATAATTAAAACACTGAATTAGAAGGATAAATGTTTCATAATTCACTTTTTTTAATctctaaatattaatataaatatttatatcatgtaataatataaataagagtgatagtatttctattatagttaaaacacatttcaaggcttttttttttaaatttacacaATAATTAAGGATCAAGGTGAtaataagagataattatattgaaaataataatagataagggttaaattagaaaaaaatttattatttaatttttctaaataacaAATGGagtgaaaattttcttttttaaaaatatcatttaAAATGGGATAAAGGCAgaagagatatatatatatatatatatatatatatatattaattgagtccctataaatttatttttatagattttctctttaatttattatttaggaTGACTTTGTTTTTTATTaagtttttatatattaatttaataattaagaaaatgattgaataatcttatttttataaaaaatataatagtacataaaaaaaaattatataaatatatattatagtaTTTAATAAAGGTAAAGagtaaaatcataaaaataatatttattgattttttaaatgtaataaataattttagataaaataaaaatttaaacataatatataaaaataaatggagataatattattttaattaattaaagtttaagcGATTGAATCGAAATAATTATAGAAGGTtagtaaaattaaatcaaaataattattattgaaaaattgaaattaaaacccAAACACGTTTGCACCTAATACCATCACTGcagtttgaatttgaaaaatgtttTAATAGATTAATTAACTCTCTAGCTTTATATAAAGTTccataaaaataagaattaaaGAACTATTCAAGACTTTGCCTTTTACAATTACAAGTCATTTTCACATATTCAAGGACATCTTTAAGTTTTGATTACTTGCTCCATTGTAATCCTTTAGCTTTTAAAGATAACCTAAAATATCTCAAATAAATTTTGTGTTTGGTTTTTGATATTAGTTTTGTTATCCTCAAAATTATTTGGATCGTCTCAAATAATAACTTAATTACTATCAGCATActtcaatataaatatttttttaattaaatttgttaaaaaggaatgtcatataaaaatattaaaagttgGAGGACTTAATCTAAAAAAAATACTGAGAAAatctataaatttattattaaattaaactaattatgGATGCAAGTGAAGTTGGCCCATGTCGTACACGCATGGCCCACCAAAAATGGTGGAGACGTGGGAGGAAAGGTAGTGAGGATTAAATCTAGGGTTACAATAATTTGGAATTGTTCAAACTGTTCCAACTAACATTTCTAAGACTTAACTACAGCAACAAGAAAGCAACGCCGGACTAGCAACTGCCTTTACCTTCATTAAGTTTCATGGGACCAACTGCCAACCCAACAACACACTTACAGATGAGATATTCCTTCTCTTGTTACTTCACACATAGAGAATAGAGAGAATCCCAAATCAACTCGTATCCATATCTTACATATTCGATTTGGTAAAGAGATTTTACAGTCGGGTGATACTGTATGTTTCTTCCATTCCATGCACAAGGCCATGTTTCCTGCTAGAGTATTGATTTTAACTCATTTTGAGTAAGATTTCAATTCTTCAAGCTTTTCAAACCTACCTCTGGTTAGTGGTTACTTTTCAAATGGACGAGTTATTGCTTATTTATTTATCAGCCACTCATGGGAGAAAGTATAGCAGACTAAGACAATTTATGTATTTTGACATTATATTGTCAATCATTTCGCTCTTTCGTTTtgaaaaaatagattaaaaagtaTGTTAATTTTGTTCTAGGCTAATGACGGATTAGGCCGAGAGCCATTGGCCTTTCAAGGCTTGTGGTAGAAATCTGGATCTCGCATGGTGCTGGGCCGACCAATTCATCTTGGAGGTTACCTCCCACAATCGAATTTTGAAGAACAAGTGCAAGACCACAAAAGCAAACAATGTGTTTTCCTTTTTATGCAACCATAACACAAGAAATCAAATGGCTGGAATCACTTCATCACAATGCGTAAATGAGTCTGATAAAAATGGAGGACCTGCAGCTAGCCAACTAGAGCAAGTTCCAGGTGGGCTCAAAGTAGGCTGAGACAAAAGTGCGGACAAGTTGGATTCgcttcttgatttttttttttttttggtctaaaGATTGTGCAAGATTCACTAGAATTGTTTATATTTCTTGATTGAATTctataatttgttaaaattttacaaTTTGTAAATAGattgaaattatataaattgTTAAAAAACTGAAATTCTGCAATTTGCTAGTACATACTCTTTTATTTGCATTTAATTTCTTTTGCGCAGTTTCTACTTTTAGATTCTTATTTATATATCTTTTGATATTagacaattaaaaaaataagtggaaaaagaagaaagaattaTAAATAATAGTTCCCAATgctataaaaaaattaagaataaaataaaattatataacatTCTCTTTGGTATATTTTATggttattttgtttaaaataaaataaaattaattttttatgaaaaataaaataatttaataaaattttacaatttatcacattaattttttataaaattatgttttttctttcataaattagtcaattatgaaaaatttattaacgtagaaaaaaaaattcttaaaaaatatatgtataatattttttaataatattaaaaaataatataaataaaattaaataaaatatacttatttaacattttatatttaatatttataattttaattaaaatttaaaatattgtaaaaattatgataatttaaatattaaagaaATTTTATATTCTCCGTTTAGTTAATAAAATTATTCATAATTGACCACTtcatgaaaaaaatattattctataaaaatttaataaaataaattataaaatttcttattaaactaaattattaataataccaaaatatataatAGTAATTATCTACCTACGCACGCATGACAAACACAGCAGATTACAATCCCCGCTCGCTCCCCAGATTGCCACCCAGCAATGTTCCCACCGCAAAAACCCCTACAGGTGCTACCTCACACCCATGGTTATTGAACAGAaggacccaaaaaaaaaaaaaaattgtaagcaCTGCCATACAAGTATTAAACAGAGAAAACTACGAATAGAGAAGGCAAATCACTATATATTAGTAATGAATCGAAAGCTACAAAGTTTCCCGGATATACCCAGCAATCTCCAGTGCTTCACGATGCCAAAATCTCTCTCATTTCTGCCAGCTTCGAAAAATCAACTTCACAGAAATAACTTCTTAAAGCAATAAGATGACACCGTTGCCTAAGCGCACTGGTAAGCTCTCTAGAGCCAGAATAAAGAATTCGGCAACCAAGAAGGGGCAAAGCCTAAGCTTCAAACAAAACTAGAAACTAAAGCCTTCCCAGTAATATACACATCCAAGAGGTTGGTTTAAATATAGATTTGCCTACGTTAGAACACAGAGTCTAAATAACAGTTGTAATGCGTCCTGTTGAATTCTAATAAGCTACCATAAGTGCGGTCAGCAACCCCTACAAAGAGAGCTTCTGCATCAGGGCTGAAGGATATACCAGCAATCTCCCCAAAAATGTCAATCTCCTGGCACTTGACATACCCAGATTCTGCATCAAAGACATGAACAAAGTCTGCAGGCTCTGCCATTGCCAAAAACCGGCCATCTGAAGTGAACCTTAGTGCTCTTATTGCACCCATATTTCCTTTCAACATAGCCAAGGACTTGGATAGATTCCTTATATCCCATAGCCTGCATGTTGTATCTTGATTTCCAGTGGCTAAAATTCGTCCATCAGGGTGCCAAACTGATGCAAAAGAATAGTCCAAATGACCTTTCAGGTTCCCAGTTATCTTCCCAGAACTGGCATCAATGATCAAGCACTCTGTACTGTCCCCGAGGACTGCAAACAATTTACCATCTGGGCTAACAGAGGTGTTCTGAGAATGACAATTCAACCAACAATGTAAGCAT
This is a stretch of genomic DNA from Hevea brasiliensis isolate MT/VB/25A 57/8 chromosome 12, ASM3005281v1, whole genome shotgun sequence. It encodes these proteins:
- the LOC110633770 gene encoding uncharacterized WD repeat-containing protein C2A9.03 isoform X2, which encodes MSCTLQLRNLIWATSKHDVYLMQNYSVMHWSSLLRRGKEVLNVATPIVPTMKRPGLLSQSLSRVQISTMAVKENLLVAGGFQGELICRYLNQPGVAFCTKVTTDENAITNAVNIYHNHNGSLRIMTANNDAAVRVYDAESFACVNCFSFDWSVNNTSVSPDGKLFAVLGDSTECLIIDASSGKITGNLKGHLDYSFASVWHPDGRILATGNQDTTCRLWDIRNLSKSLAMLKGNMGAIRALRFTSDGRFLAMAEPADFVHVFDAESGYVKCQEIDIFGEIAGISFSPDAEALFVGVADRTYGSLLEFNRTHYNCYLDSVF
- the LOC110633770 gene encoding uncharacterized WD repeat-containing protein C2A9.03 isoform X3; this translates as MLRNLIWATSKHDVYLMQNYSVMHWSSLLRRGKEVLNVATPIVPTMKRPGLLSQSLSRVQISTMAVKENLLVAGGFQGELICRYLNQPGVAFCTKVTTDENAITNAVNIYHNHNGSLRIMTANNDAAVRVYDAESFACVNCFSFDWSVNNTSVSPDGKLFAVLGDSTECLIIDASSGKITGNLKGHLDYSFASVWHPDGRILATGNQDTTCRLWDIRNLSKSLAMLKGNMGAIRALRFTSDGRFLAMAEPADFVHVFDAESGYVKCQEIDIFGEIAGISFSPDAEALFVGVADRTYGSLLEFNRTHYNCYLDSVF